A genomic segment from Streptomyces antibioticus encodes:
- a CDS encoding S1 family peptidase — protein sequence MRKPLVAALIALAIAGAGAAPASASAAETKAADTKAAAPTLQAVTLAGTVALSNCSGSVVRFPNSLDTDPALVLSNGHCLTSGFPEPGEVITNQSSTRTFGLLNSSGTRVATLRASKLAYATMTDTDVSIYQLTSSYATIRNSYGISALTVQDTHPAAGTAITVASGYWKRLYNCNIDGFVYRIKEGDWTWKDSVRYTSACQTIGGTSGSPVVDQATGKVVAVNNTGNEDGQSCTVNNPCEVDTAGNVTVRKGINYAQQTYLIPACFTTGNQLNLNAAGCALPKP from the coding sequence ATGAGAAAGCCTCTCGTCGCCGCGCTCATCGCCCTGGCCATAGCCGGGGCGGGCGCGGCACCCGCGAGCGCCAGTGCCGCCGAGACCAAGGCCGCCGACACCAAGGCCGCAGCCCCCACGCTCCAGGCCGTCACCCTCGCCGGGACCGTCGCGCTCAGCAACTGTTCCGGCTCGGTCGTCCGCTTCCCGAACTCCCTGGACACCGACCCCGCGCTGGTGCTCAGCAACGGCCACTGTCTGACCTCCGGCTTCCCGGAGCCCGGCGAGGTCATCACCAACCAGTCCTCCACCCGCACCTTCGGACTGCTCAACTCCTCCGGCACCCGGGTCGCGACCCTGCGCGCCTCCAAGCTCGCCTACGCGACGATGACCGACACGGACGTCTCGATCTACCAGCTCACCAGCAGCTACGCGACGATCCGCAACAGCTACGGCATCTCCGCGCTGACCGTGCAGGACACGCACCCGGCCGCCGGCACCGCCATCACCGTGGCGTCCGGCTACTGGAAGCGGCTCTACAACTGCAATATCGACGGCTTCGTGTACCGCATCAAGGAGGGCGACTGGACCTGGAAGGACTCGGTCCGCTACACCTCCGCCTGCCAGACCATCGGCGGCACCTCCGGCTCCCCGGTGGTCGACCAGGCCACCGGCAAGGTCGTCGCCGTCAACAACACCGGCAACGAGGACGGCCAGTCCTGCACGGTGAACAACCCCTGCGAGGTCGACACCGCCGGCAACGTCACCGTCCGCAAGGGCATCAACTACGCCCAGCAGACCTATCTGATCCCGGCCTGCTTCACCACCGGCAACCAGCTCAACCTGAACGCGGCCGGCTGCGCCCTGCCCAAGCCGTAG
- a CDS encoding N-acyl-D-amino-acid deacylase family protein → MEDLVVRDADVVDGSGADSYRADVVIDGGRIVSIVKEAAAAGCQRPKAVRELDAEGLVLAPGFIDMHAHSDLALLRDPDHSAKAAQGVTLEVLGQDGLSYAPVDDATLEGVRRAVTGWNGHGDDIDFDWRSVGEYLDRLDRGIAVNAAYLIPQGTLRALVVGWTDRPATDRELDRMRQLVAEGMEQGAVGLSSGLTYTPGMYAPDTELTELCRVVARYGGYYCPHHRSYGAGALEAYAEMVALTREAGCALHLAHATMNFGVNEGRAPELVALLDEALDAGADITLDTYPYTAGCTTLAALLPSWAGEGGPAEILRRLADDETAERVRHDLEVTGSDGCHGVPVDWETIEISGVTDPALGDFVGRTVARSAALRGESPWQTARALLLADRLGPAILQHVGHEDNVRTIMRHRVHTGGSDGILQGAKPHPRAYGTFPRYLGEYVREAGVLSLEECVAHLTGRPAARLRLPDRGLVREGYRADLVLFDPATVAAGATYDHPRALPTGIPHVLIDGRFVIEDGRRTDVLAGRAVRRSPM, encoded by the coding sequence ATGGAAGATCTCGTCGTCCGGGACGCGGACGTCGTCGACGGCAGCGGCGCGGACTCCTACCGTGCCGACGTCGTCATCGACGGCGGCCGGATCGTGTCGATCGTCAAGGAGGCGGCGGCCGCGGGCTGCCAGCGTCCCAAGGCGGTGCGCGAGCTGGACGCGGAGGGGCTGGTCCTGGCCCCCGGCTTCATCGACATGCACGCCCACAGCGATCTGGCGCTGCTGCGCGACCCGGACCACAGCGCGAAGGCCGCGCAGGGCGTGACCCTGGAGGTCCTGGGCCAGGACGGGCTGTCGTACGCGCCGGTGGACGACGCCACGCTCGAAGGGGTCCGGCGGGCCGTCACGGGGTGGAACGGCCACGGCGACGACATCGACTTCGACTGGCGGTCGGTGGGCGAGTACCTGGACCGGCTGGACCGGGGCATCGCGGTCAACGCGGCCTATCTGATCCCGCAGGGCACCCTGCGGGCGCTGGTCGTCGGCTGGACGGACCGCCCGGCCACGGACCGGGAGCTGGACCGGATGCGGCAGTTGGTGGCCGAGGGCATGGAACAGGGCGCGGTCGGGCTGTCGTCCGGGCTGACCTACACCCCGGGGATGTACGCGCCGGACACCGAACTCACCGAACTGTGCCGGGTGGTGGCGCGGTACGGCGGCTACTACTGCCCCCACCACCGCTCCTACGGCGCGGGTGCCCTGGAGGCGTACGCGGAGATGGTGGCGCTGACCCGTGAGGCGGGCTGTGCGCTCCATCTGGCCCACGCCACCATGAACTTCGGGGTGAACGAGGGCCGGGCGCCGGAGCTGGTGGCGCTGCTGGACGAGGCGCTGGACGCGGGCGCCGACATCACCCTGGACACCTATCCGTACACCGCGGGCTGCACCACCCTCGCGGCGCTGCTGCCGAGCTGGGCGGGCGAGGGCGGCCCGGCGGAGATCCTGCGCCGCCTCGCGGACGACGAGACCGCCGAGCGCGTCCGCCACGATCTGGAGGTGACCGGCTCCGACGGCTGCCACGGTGTACCGGTCGACTGGGAGACCATCGAGATCTCGGGCGTGACGGACCCGGCCCTGGGCGACTTCGTGGGCCGTACGGTCGCCCGGTCGGCGGCGCTGCGCGGCGAGAGCCCCTGGCAGACGGCCCGCGCACTGCTCCTCGCGGACCGGCTCGGCCCGGCGATCCTCCAGCACGTCGGCCATGAGGACAACGTCCGCACGATCATGCGGCACCGGGTCCACACGGGCGGTTCGGACGGCATCCTCCAGGGCGCGAAACCGCACCCGCGCGCGTACGGCACCTTCCCGCGCTACCTCGGGGAGTACGTACGGGAGGCGGGCGTCCTGTCGCTGGAGGAGTGCGTCGCCCATCTGACCGGCCGCCCGGCGGCCCGTCTGCGCCTGCCGGACCGGGGCCTGGTCCGCGAGGGTTACCGCGCCGACCTGGTCCTGTTCGACCCGGCGACGGTGGCGGCGGGCGCGACCTACGACCACCCCCGCGCCCTGCCGACCGGCATCCCGCACGTCCTGATCGACGGCCGTTTCGTCATCGAGGACGGCCGGCGCACGGACGTCCTGGCGGGGCGGGCGGTCCGTCGCAGTCCCATGTGA